The following coding sequences lie in one Glycine max cultivar Williams 82 chromosome 19, Glycine_max_v4.0, whole genome shotgun sequence genomic window:
- the LOC100820523 gene encoding CLIP-associated protein, with protein MEEALELSRAKDTKERMAGVERLHQLLEASRKSLSSSEVTSLVDTCMDLLKDNNFRVSQGALQALASAAVLAGEHFKLHFNALLPAVVDRLGDAKQPVRDAARRLLLTLMEVSSPTIIVERAGSFAWAHKSWRVREEFTRTVTAAINLFASTELPLQRAILPPVLHLLNDPNPAVREAAILCIEEMYTQAGPQFRDELHRHNLPSSLVKDINARLEGIQPKVRSSDGIPGGYITGEIKHVSVNPKKSSPKAKSSSRENSLFGGEGDITEKPIDPVKVYSDKELIREFEKIASTLVPEKDWSIRIAAMQRVEGLVLGGAVDYPCFCGLLKQLVGPLTTQLSDRRSTIVKQACHLLCFLSKELLGDFEACAEMLIPVLFKLVVITVLVIAESADNCIKTMLRNCKVARVLPRIADCAKNDRNAVLRARCCEYAYLVLEHWPDAPEIHRSADLYEDLIKCCVSDAMSEVRSTARMCYRMFAKTWPERSRRLFSSFDPAIQRLINEEDGGMHRRHASPSIRDRGALMSLSSQASAPSNLPGYGTSAIVAMDRSSSISSGTSISSGILLSQAKSLGKGTERSLESMLHASKQKVSAIESMLRGLDLSDKHNSSSLRSTSLDLGVDPPSSRDPPFPAAVPASNHLTSSLTESTTSGINKGSNRNGGLGLSDIITQIQASKDSAKLSYRSNVGIEPLSSLSSYSSKRASDRQERSSLDDNNDMRETRRYMNPNTDRQYLDAPYRDGNFRESHNSYVPNFQRPLLRKNVAGRMSASRRRSFDDNQLSLGEMSNFADGPASLHEALSEGLSSGSNWSARVAAFNYLHSLLQQGPKGTLEVVQNFEKVMKLFFQHLDDPHHKVAQAALSTLADIVPVCRKPFEGYMERILPHVFSRLIDPKELVRQPCSTTLEVVSKTYSIDSLLPALLRSLDEQRSPKAKLAVIEFAINSFNKHAMNPEGAANIGILKLWLAKLTPLVNDKNTKLKEAAITCIISVYSHFDSTAVLNFILSLSVEEQNSLRRALKQYTPRIEVDLINYLQNKKEKQRSKSSYDPSDVVGTSSEDGYVGYSRKAHYLGKYSAGSLDGDGGRKWSSQDSTLIKASLGQASSGETREHLYHNFETDPNSGSLGSKTKDLAYAVNPMGQNIGSQTSQHGHVDSSVSLEGLSIPRLDVNGLMPSEHLNGTEGYVNDKEHPSELERNHHSAEDVKINSMTDTGPSIPQILHMICSGGDGSPISSKRTALQQLVEASITNDHSVWTKYFNQILTVVLEVLDDSDSSVKELALSLIVEMLKNQKGAVENSVEIVIEKLLHVTKDIIPKVSNEAEHCLTIVLSQYDPFRCLSVIVPLLVTEDEKTLVICINCLTKLVGRLSQEELMTQLPSFLPALFEAFGNQSTDVRKTVVFCLVDIYIMLGKAFLPYLQGLNSTQLKLVTIYANRISQARTGKAIDAVQD; from the exons ATGGAGGAAGCGCTGGAACTGTCACGCGCCAAGGACACGAAGGAGAGGATGGCGGGCGTGGAGCGCCTCCACCAACTTCTAGAAGCTTCCAGAAAGAGCCTATCCTCTTCCGAGGTCACCTCGCTCGTCGATACGTGTATGGATCTCCTCAAGGACAACAACTTCCGCGTCTCCCAGGGCGCGCTCCAGGCCCTCGCCTCCGCCGCCGTCCTCGCCGGCGAACACTTCAAGCTCCACTTCAACGCCCTCCTCCCCGCCGTCGTCGACCGCCTCGGCGACGCCAAGCAGCCCGTCCGCGACGCCGCGCGCCGCCTCCTCCTCACTCTCATGGAG GTTTCTTCTCCTACAATAATTGTTGAAAGAGCAGGGTCCTTTGCTTGGGCACATAAAAGCTGGAGAGTTAGAGAAGAGTTTACACGAACTGTCACGGCTGCAATTAATCTATTTGCATCTACTGAGCTTCCACTCCAACGGGCTATCCTCCCCCCT GTTTTGCATTTGCTTAATGATCCAAATCCTGCTGTAAGGGAAGCAGCTATTTTGTGCATTGAG GAGATGTATACACAAGCTGGACCTCAATTTCGTGACGAACTTCATCGCCACAATCTTCCTTCATCTTTG GTGAAAGATATTAATGCCAGGCTTGAGGGAATCCAACCAAAAGTTCGCTCTTCCGATGGCATTCCAGGTGGATATATTACTGGGGAAATTAAACATGTAAGTGTTAATCCCAAGAAAAGTAGTCCAAAGGCTAAAAGTTCCTCAAGGGAGAACTCTCTTTTTGGAG GAGAAGGTGACATCACTGAGAAACCCATAGACCCTGTCAAGGTATATTCAGATAAGGAGTTAATCAGGGAATTTGAGAAGATTGCATCTACCCTTGTGCCTGAAAAAGACTGGTCAATTCGAATTGCTGCTATGCAGAGAGTTGAAGGTCTTGTTCTTGGAG GTGCTGTGGATTATCCATGTTTTTGTGGGCTCCTGAAGCAACTTGTTGGACCTTTAACCACACAATTGTCAGACCGAAGATCTACCATTGTGAAGCAG GCTTGCCATCTATTGTGCTTTTTGTCAAAGGAACTCTTGGGTGATTTTGAGGCATGTGCTGAAATGTTGATACCA GTCCTTTTCAAGCTGGTTGTGATTACTGTGCTTGTAATTGCAGAGTCTGCAGATAACTGCATTAAAACG ATGCTGCGCAACTGCAAAGTTGCTCGTGTGCTTCCCCGTATAGCCGATTGTGCAAAAAATGATCGCAATGCAGTACTTCGTGCAAG GTGTTGTGAATATGCTTATTTGGTCCTAGAACATTGGCCTGATGCACCAGAAATACATCGATCAGCTGATTTATATGAGGATCTGATAAAGTGTTGTGTTTCAGACGCAATGAGTGAG gTACGGTCTACTGCAAGGATGTGCTACAGAATGTTTGCCAAAACTTGGCCTGAGCGTTCTCGTCGCCTATTTTCATCCTTTGACCCTGCTATTCAACGG TTAATAAATGAAGAGGATGGGGGAATGCATCGGCGACATGCTTCACCTTCCATTCGAGATAGAGGTGCACTGATGTCATTATCTAGCCAGGCCTCTGCTCCCTCTAATCTACCTGGTTATGGAACTTCTGCTATTGTTGCGATGGATAGAAGTTCAAGTATATCATCAGGGACATCTATCTCATCTGGCATACTTCTTTCACAAGCTAAGTCACTTGGTAAGGGTACAGAACGTAGTTTGGAAAGCATGTTACATGCAAGCAAACAGAAGGTTTCTGCTATTGAAAGCATGCTTAGAGGCTTGGATTTGTCTGATAAGCATAATTCATCTTCTCTCCGGTCAACAAGTTTGGATCTAG GAGTTGACCCTCCATCATCTCGTGATCCACCTTTCCCTGCTGCTGTCCCCGCATCTAATCATCTGACAAGCTCTTTAACAGAATCAACTACTTCTGGCATCAATAAAGGTAGTAACCGAAATGGTGGTCTTGGTTTGTCTGACATAATCACTCAGATTCAAGCTTCGAAAGATTCGGCCAAGTTATCCTATCGTAGCAATGTTGGTATCGAGCCtttatcatcattatcatcatattCGAGTAAAAGGGCATCTGACAGACAAGAAAGAAGTTCtcttgatgataacaatgatatgAGGGAGACTAGGCGATATATGAACCCCAACACTGATAGGCAGTATTTGGATGCCCCTTATAGAGATGGAAACTTTAGGGAATCTCATAATAGTTATGTGCCTAATTTCCAGAGACCACTATTGAGAAAGAATGTGGCTGGACGCATGTCTGCTAGCAGGAggaggagttttgatgataatcaGCTATCTCTTGGAGAGATGTCAAATTTTGCAGATGGACCAGCATCTCTTCATGAAGCTTTGAGTGAAGGACTTAGTTCAGGTTCCAATTGGTCTGCTAGGGTTGCTGCCTTTAATtatcttcattctttgttgcaGCAAGGTCCAAAGGGAACTCTAGAAGTTGTTCAGAATTTTGAGAAGGTAATGAAGTTGTTTTTCCAGCACTTGGATGATCCCCATCATAAAGTTGCACAGGCTGCTCTTTCAACACTTGCAGATATTGTTCCAGTATGCCGAAAGCCATTTGAGGGTTACATGGAAAGAATATTACCCCATGTGTTTTCTCGGTTAATTGACCCTAAAGAACTTGTCAGGCAGCCATGTTCAACAACTCTGGAAGTTGTCAGCAAAACTTACAGTATAGATTCTCTCTTACCTGCATTATTACGCTCACTAGATGAACAAAGGTCTCCAAAGGCTAAATTGGCTGTTATTGAATTTGCTATCAATTCCTTTAACAAACATGCTATGAATCCAGAAGGTGCTGCGAATATTGGCATCCTAAAATTATGGCTTGCTAAGTTAACCCCTTTGGTCAATGACAAAAATACAAAGCTTAAAGAAGCAGCTATTACCTGCATTATATCAGTGTACTCTCACTTTGATTCGACTGCTGTTCTTAATTTCATTCTGAGTTTGTCAGTTGAAGAACAAAATTCCTTGAGACGAGCATTGAAACAATACACCCCTCGCATTGAAGTAGACCTAATAAACTATCTGCAAAACAAGAAAGAGAAACAACGTTCTAAGTCTTCCTATGATCCATCTGATGTTGTGGGAACATCCTCTGAAGATGGATATGTTGGTTACTCTAGGAAAGCTCATTACCTTGGTAAGTATTCTGCTGGTTCCCTTGATGGTGATGGTGGCAGGAAATGGAGTTCCCAAGATTCAACACTGATAAAAGCCAGTCTTGGTCAAGCATCTTCTGGTGAAACTCGGGAACATCTGTATCATAATTTTGAGACTGATCCTAACAGTGGTAGTCTTGGTTCAAAAACTAAGGATCTTGCTTATGCAGTCAATCCGATGGGTCAAAACATTGGCTCTCAAACTAGCCAACATGGACATGTGGACAGTAGCGTGAGCTTAGAGGGTCTTTCCATTCCTCGTCTAGATGTAAACGGTTTGATGCCATCAGAGCATTTAAATGGTACTGAAGGCTATGTAAATGACAAAGAGCATCCTTCTGAATTGGAACGTAATCATCACTCAGCTGAAGATGTAAAGATTAACTCTATGACAGACACAGGACCCAGcattcctcaaattcttcatatG ATATGCAGTGGGGGTGATGGAAGCCCTATTTCAAGTAAACGGACTGCTCTTCAACAATTGGTTGAAGCTTCTATAACAAATGATCATTCTGTTTGGACCAAG TACTTCAATCAGATTTTGACAGTAGTGCTTGAGGTGCTGGATGATTCAGATTCCTCAGTCAAAGAGCTTGCTCTTTCACTGATAGTTGAAATGCTTAAAAACCAG AAAGGTGCCGTGGAGAATTCTGTTGAGATTGTAATTGAGAAGCTGCTTCATGTTACAAAAGATATCATTCCTAAG GTCTCGAATGAAGCAGAGCACTGCCTGACCATTGTTTTATCTCAGTATGATCCATTCAGATGTTTAAGT GTCATTGTCCCTCTACTGGTTACTGAGGATGAGAAAACGCTCGTTATTTGCATAAATTGCTTAACAAAG CTTGTGGGGCGGCTTTCTCAGGAGGAACTGATGACTCAGTTACCCTCGTTTCTGCCTGCTCTTTTCGAAGCTTTTGGTAACCAGAGTACAGATGTTCGGAAG ACCGTTGTTTTCTGTCTCGTGGATATTTATATCATGCTTGGGAAAGCATTCTTGCCATATTTGCAAGGGCTTAACAGCACACAGTTGAAGTTGGTCACCATTTATGCAAATCGAATCTCACAAGCCAGGACAGGCAAAGCAATTGATGCCGTTCAAGACTAG
- the LOC100817679 gene encoding protein NLRC3, producing MAEAPPSLISLCIDALAQQFLRPSDDLPSIYDLPSHLLHTLITRLPPFALRTFHRHHLPFDEEGFSRDDSTKKRKRARDWNLSSAWQRLFLLRWPDRVKQIQPTDWEQHYWEIHLQDCLDEAAEVALIPSFSGYIGDIQISDSILKYIGFVGNTSHSSCDHSKLSYHCLQFGSHVSCLMLQNVLCTAETSVLLRECKLQSLVLRCIRSKEQIDGLCKLLAQHCRMLTSLEFVHCTLSTDFINAIFGSLVIERVQKHGIQHLSIIATSFLEPCAVSLPSGLMSFLSSGRSLCSLKLSDNQHGRTFAKDLFVTLLNLSSGISVLDLSENRIAGWLSDFNRRFLSGSHMSFGNGKSLKLLRVLNLRENNLGKDDVESLRYALQHVPNLEELDISGNSIEDEGIRNLIPYFVGASETCPHITCLKLENCDLSCVGVNNLLHILSNFKGPLKSLSIADNYLGSQVAEALGKFFSTPIEVLDIAGIGLGSYGFQELQSLIKEKVKLVKINISKNRGGIATAKFLSKLLSQAPQLVDVNAASNLMPIESLAIICSALKFAKGNVQQVDLTGHIWDYKPEHVSPYTEFVHNGLPILILPSSSASAAPHDHDP from the exons ATGGCGGAGGCTCCTCCGTCTCTAATATCTCTGTGCATCGACGCTCTCGCACAACAATTTCTCCGTCCAAGCGATGATCTTCCTTCTATCTACGACCTTCCTTCTCACTTACTCCACACCTTAATCACGCGTTTGCCCCCTTTCGCACTCCGCACATTCCACCGCCACCACCT ACCATTCGACGAGGAAGGGTTTTCTCGCGACGACTCCACGAAGAAGAGAAAACGCGCAAG GGATTGGAATTTAAGTTCAGCTTGGCAGAGGTTGTTTCTGCTACGCTGGCCTGATCGCGTTAAGCAGATTCAGCCAACGGATTGGGAGCAACACTATTGGGAAATTCATTTGCAAGa TTGTTTAGATGAAGCGGCTGAGGTAGCACTAATTCCATCGTTTAGTGGATATATTGGTGACATACAGATTTCAG ACAGCATACTGAAATATATTGGCTTTGTGGGGAATACAAGCCATTCAAGTTGTGACCATTCAAAATTGTCTTACCATTGCCTACAATTTGGCAGCCATGTGAG TTGTCTGATGCTGCAAAATGTTCTATGTACTGCAGAAACTAGT GTTTTGTTGAGGGAATGCAAGCTACAGAGTCTGGTACTAAGATGTATCCGATCCAAGGAACAA ATTGATGGATTATGCAAACTTCTTGCTCAACATTGTAGAATGTTAACGTCTCTGGAATTTGTTCACTGCACACTCTCAACAGATTTTATTAATGCAATATTTGGTTCTTTAGTCATAGAGAGAGTACAAAAACATGGGATCCAACATTTGTCAATCATCGCCACAAGTTTTCTTGAACCATGTGCAGTTTCTTTACCTAGTGGACTCATGTCATTTTTGTCTTCGGGAAG GTCCTTGTGCTCATTAAAATTATCTGACAACCAACATGGACGGACTTTTGCCAAAGATCTTTTTGTGACTCTTCTCAATCTTTCATCTGGCATATCTGTCCTTGATCTTTCTGAGAATAGA ATAGCAGGATGGCTTTCTGACTTTAACAGAAGATTTTTGAGTGGTTCACATATGTCTTTTGGAAATGGAAAGTCCTTGAAACTGTTGCGTGTACTCAATCTGAG gGAAAACAATTTAGGAAAAGATGATGTAGAAAGTCTTAGATATGCTCTTCAACATGTGCCTAACTTGGAGGAGCTGGACATCAGTGGCAATTCAATTGAAGATGAAGGAATCAG GAATTTAATTCCCTATTTTGTTGGAGCATCTGAAACGTGTCCTCACATAACTTGTTTGAAATTAGAGAACTGTGATCTGTCCTGTGTTGGAGTGAATAATCTCCTACATATCCTTTCTAATTTCAAAGGACCATTAAAGTCTCTTTCTATTGCTGACAATTACCTTGGCAG TCAAGTAGCTGAAGCATTGGGAAAATTTTTTAGCACCCCAATCGAAGTACTTGACATTGCAGGCATTGGATTGGGTTCTTACGGTTTTCAAGAGCTTCAAAGTCTAATAAAAGAGAAGGTTAAGCTggtgaaaattaatataag CAAAAATCGTGGTGGGATTGCAACTGCCAAATTTTTGTCTAAACTCTTGTCCCAGGCTCCACAACTAGTTGATGTGAATGCAGCCAGTAATCTTATGCCAATAGAATCACTGGCCATCATCTGCTCCGCGTTAAAGTTTGCAAAAG GTAATGTTCAGCAAGTGGACTTGACAGGACATATATGGGACTATAAGCCAGAGCATGTTTCCCCTTACACTGAATTTGTACATAATGGATTACCTATATTGATTCTTCCATCATCATCAGCCTCTGCTGCACCTCACGACCATGATCCTTAG